One part of the Candidatus Aquiluna sp. UB-MaderosW2red genome encodes these proteins:
- a CDS encoding sugar-binding transcriptional regulator has protein sequence MATVRDRSMIVNVARMYYEQDMSQDQIARVLLTSRSNVSRILSEAKKKGIVEFKVVEHSKRDTDLEQQLVARFGLRTAYVAKVPEGIDEYQAVGQIAAQVFLNHMKPNAKIALSWGRSLEAMVEEIAENNRPDLTIIPLIGGMMEVPAAINGENLVRVLASRIKADFKILHSPTIVQSSAVKSAFMSEPSIKGVIELAKNADIAFVGIGSKGSTSSQYILEAAGLQEATHRPLFKNVVGDIACRFYGENGEPVDQGLESRTVGLELGELRKIKKVIGIAVGDDKPPGVLGALRGNLVSTLITSSECARRVLELAGKP, from the coding sequence GTGGCAACCGTCAGAGACCGCTCAATGATTGTTAATGTGGCCAGGATGTATTACGAGCAGGACATGTCGCAGGATCAAATTGCTCGGGTGTTACTCACCAGTCGCTCGAACGTTTCGCGAATATTATCCGAGGCCAAGAAAAAGGGCATTGTCGAATTCAAGGTGGTTGAGCACTCCAAGCGCGATACCGATCTAGAACAACAGCTAGTCGCACGTTTCGGGCTTAGAACTGCTTATGTTGCAAAGGTGCCCGAGGGCATAGATGAGTATCAGGCGGTTGGGCAAATAGCAGCGCAGGTATTTTTGAATCACATGAAGCCCAATGCCAAGATCGCACTTTCCTGGGGTCGGTCCTTAGAGGCGATGGTTGAAGAGATAGCGGAGAATAATCGGCCCGATCTGACGATCATCCCGCTGATTGGCGGGATGATGGAAGTCCCGGCTGCAATCAATGGTGAGAATCTAGTCAGGGTTTTGGCCTCCAGGATTAAGGCTGATTTCAAGATTTTGCACTCGCCAACAATTGTGCAGAGCTCTGCGGTGAAGTCGGCTTTTATGAGTGAGCCGAGCATCAAAGGCGTAATTGAGCTTGCCAAGAATGCGGACATCGCTTTTGTGGGAATCGGCTCCAAGGGATCTACCTCTTCGCAGTACATTCTTGAGGCCGCTGGCCTTCAGGAGGCAACCCACAGGCCGTTATTTAAAAACGTGGTTGGGGATATCGCTTGCCGTTTCTACGGTGAGAATGGCGAACCGGTGGACCAGGGGTTGGAGTCTCGAACAGTTGGTCTTGAGCTTGGTGAACTTAGAAAGATAAAAAAGGTGATTGGCATTGCGGTTGGCGATGACAAGCCACCTGGTGTTTTAGGCGCACTTCGAGGTAACTTGGTTTCCACCTTGATAACCAGCAGTGAATGCGCAAGGCGTGTGCTAGAACTTGCTGGCAAGCCTTAG
- a CDS encoding transcriptional regulator GutM, translating to MEVLIWIFLLIAGMWVFQLYLTVKQSQRFQDSVKAIRTEGTTTAIGLGGFRYKGGRAFVALAQKDGVVTGVRVLTGLSVLSNPKPFPSLEGRLVKDLLNIENMPGVKKKIALAAVNAAETLSQK from the coding sequence GTGGAAGTACTGATTTGGATCTTTTTGCTCATCGCAGGAATGTGGGTATTTCAGCTGTATCTCACAGTGAAGCAATCCCAGCGCTTTCAAGACAGCGTGAAAGCCATCCGAACCGAAGGCACCACCACCGCGATTGGGCTTGGCGGGTTTAGGTATAAAGGGGGTAGGGCCTTTGTCGCACTGGCCCAAAAAGACGGTGTGGTGACCGGTGTGCGGGTGCTCACGGGTCTGAGCGTGCTCTCCAATCCGAAGCCCTTCCCAAGCCTTGAGGGTCGCTTGGTAAAGGACCTACTAAACATTGAAAATATGCCGGGGGTAAAAAAGAAGATTGCGCTGGCTGCGGTCAATGCAGCGGAGACTCTGTCTCAAAAATGA
- a CDS encoding biotin/lipoyl-containing protein: MPKTAIVMPKMSMTMTEGEVVEYYVVVGQKVSIGDVVAMVGTDKTNMEVESDIEGEVLEISSTPGAVIDVGLPLMVLETESEDLLADLFGDSASEAAAEPQAEVVGEVTEAAPLAPIAQVPVQEILAMPGARKLAQELNVDLGTVTPKSESGVIKVTDLAVKQDPERALRAKKLIAKVLEGSLLIPQFSVSKEISLYGNLPKSFDSRIKALLIAWGNTLKAMPQVNQLWQEDIVLVTEIKAAVLLKTSLGFVSPVISLADTTLDTWGDEVDRVLKSASHNKIPLANLSGATTAITDLSEYLIDQANTLLLPGQSSGLNIGSPRATDNGTSLYVTVVFDHRIADPGDAAEVLAEFERALNEVL; the protein is encoded by the coding sequence ATGCCAAAAACCGCAATTGTGATGCCCAAGATGTCGATGACTATGACCGAGGGTGAAGTTGTTGAGTACTACGTAGTTGTCGGTCAAAAGGTTTCGATTGGCGATGTGGTGGCAATGGTCGGCACCGATAAGACCAACATGGAGGTCGAGTCGGATATCGAAGGCGAGGTGCTGGAGATATCTTCAACCCCGGGTGCTGTGATCGATGTTGGCTTACCGCTTATGGTCCTAGAGACCGAGAGCGAAGACCTCTTGGCTGATTTGTTTGGTGACTCGGCTTCAGAAGCTGCCGCCGAGCCGCAAGCCGAGGTCGTTGGTGAAGTCACAGAAGCTGCGCCTTTGGCGCCGATTGCTCAGGTGCCAGTGCAGGAGATTCTTGCGATGCCCGGGGCTAGGAAGCTTGCTCAAGAGCTCAATGTTGATTTAGGTACTGTGACCCCTAAGAGTGAGTCTGGGGTCATCAAGGTAACTGACTTGGCCGTGAAGCAGGACCCTGAGCGGGCCCTTCGGGCCAAGAAGCTCATTGCCAAGGTGTTGGAGGGTTCATTACTGATTCCGCAGTTCTCGGTCTCCAAAGAGATATCGCTCTATGGCAATTTGCCAAAGAGCTTTGACTCGAGGATCAAAGCTTTGCTTATTGCTTGGGGTAATACCCTAAAAGCCATGCCTCAGGTGAATCAGTTATGGCAAGAGGACATTGTGCTGGTCACTGAAATCAAGGCTGCAGTGCTGCTAAAGACTTCGCTTGGTTTTGTGTCTCCGGTTATTTCTTTAGCTGATACGACTTTGGATACCTGGGGTGATGAGGTTGATCGGGTTTTGAAATCCGCTTCTCACAACAAGATTCCGCTAGCTAATCTTTCGGGCGCTACAACGGCAATAACCGATTTGAGTGAATACCTAATCGACCAGGCGAATACCTTATTGCTGCCGGGTCAATCCTCGGGATTGAACATCGGCAGCCCCAGGGCAACGGATAACGGAACAAGTCTCTATGTGACAGTAGTCTTTGACCACCGAATAGCGGATCCCGGGGATGCAGCCGAGGTGTTAGCAGAGTTCGAAAGAGCGTTGAACGAGGTTTTGTAG